The nucleotide sequence AGTTCTTCTGCTGAAGCACCAAACCATTTTTTTATATAAATCATCCAAAAGTGGTATTGTATTTTCCAAATACCATACTTTTCATAACGACGCGCCGAGGTAATTAGTTTTTTATTAATGACTGTAAATTGCTTTCGTTTATAAAGCTCATTAATTAAAATGTTGTCTTCATAAATAATATAGTTTTCATCAAAACCACCAATCTCATCAAATAGCGTTTTAGTAATAAACTGACTTTGGTCACCACCTCTACAAGCTCTCCAACGAAATTGGGTAAGCCAACTAGCTAAGCGTAACCACCAATGGTTATGGTCGAACTGCAATCTAAAACAACCAGAACGATTTCCTTTTACAACTTCGTTAATGATATGTTGATCAAAATCTTTTGGAGGAAATGAATCGGCATGTAAGAAATATAGAATGTTTCCTGTAGTAATTTTAGAGCCTGTATTCATTTGTTTGGCTCTGCCTTTTTGAGAGTTTAACAATATAATGTTAGGTCGAGTGTTTTCGCTTTGCGGAAAAGTATCGAGACCTTTTTGGTTTACTTCTCGATAAAATTCTTCACTTCGTTCAGAATTACTCGAAGTGATAAAAGGTAAAACTATGTTTTGTGAACCATCAGTACTTCCACCATCAACAACGATAATTTCTGCTATATTTTGCTTTGAAGAATTTTTAATTAGGTGATTAAGCAGTTTTTCAATGGTTTCTGCTTCATTAAGAATAGGAATAATGATTGAAATTTTAGTCATTCAAAGCCCAATTGTAATCTTTGTATCGCTTTTTTGTGTTTGGCGAAATGTTTATGTCCGTATATAGGTTTAAGAAATCAATCAAGCTTCCATTTTTGGTAAAGTCTTTTGAGAACCAATCGAAAATTTTTGAAATTTTAATGCTGTTTTCTGAAATTTCATTTCGGTTTGTATCAGCTAAAAATTCTTTGGTTGCTGTGGTTAATTGCTTTTCTAAAC is from Pontimicrobium sp. SW4 and encodes:
- a CDS encoding glycosyltransferase family 2 protein, with protein sequence MTKISIIIPILNEAETIEKLLNHLIKNSSKQNIAEIIVVDGGSTDGSQNIVLPFITSSNSERSEEFYREVNQKGLDTFPQSENTRPNIILLNSQKGRAKQMNTGSKITTGNILYFLHADSFPPKDFDQHIINEVVKGNRSGCFRLQFDHNHWWLRLASWLTQFRWRACRGGDQSQFITKTLFDEIGGFDENYIIYEDNILINELYKRKQFTVINKKLITSARRYEKYGIWKIQYHFWMIYIKKWFGASAEELHIYYSKKIK